One window of the Synechococcus sp. CC9311 genome contains the following:
- the scpB gene encoding SMC-Scp complex subunit ScpB, whose translation MAQGLEPSNLSEFKLSLPARLEAILYLKGKALSTSELAELANASEKEAEQGLLALVAGYAQRDTALEICENSGRYSLQLRAGLGELVRNLLPVNLSTATLRTLATIALKRRILQSELVELRGSGAYDHIKELLSQNFIERKRQSEGRSYWLSLSEKFHRTFSVLPDGGISEPDQGA comes from the coding sequence ATGGCACAAGGATTGGAGCCAAGCAATTTGTCGGAGTTCAAACTCTCTCTTCCAGCTCGCTTGGAGGCCATCCTCTACCTGAAAGGAAAAGCACTCTCCACTTCGGAACTGGCCGAGCTGGCGAACGCCAGTGAAAAAGAAGCTGAGCAGGGCTTGCTCGCATTGGTCGCTGGATACGCCCAAAGGGATACGGCCTTGGAAATTTGTGAAAACAGTGGTCGCTACAGCCTTCAGCTTCGGGCTGGACTTGGCGAACTGGTGCGTAATCTTTTGCCGGTCAATCTCTCCACAGCAACGCTCAGAACGCTTGCCACGATTGCTCTGAAACGTCGAATCCTTCAGTCAGAGCTCGTTGAATTACGGGGCTCAGGCGCTTACGACCACATCAAAGAGCTGCTTAGTCAGAACTTCATTGAACGCAAACGCCAAAGCGAGGGGCGTTCTTATTGGCTCAGCCTTTCTGAAAAGTTTCACCGCACATTTTCTGTGCTTCCTGATGGAGGGATCTCAGAACCAGATCAGGGTGCATAA
- a CDS encoding YggT family protein, translating into MDLSFVSTFLQIIAQTLQIYSFVLIVRVLLTWFPNVDMGNPVLSTVSSITDPYLNAFRGLIPPLGGLDLSAILAFIALSLMQQLLVSASYAFAGGFANYG; encoded by the coding sequence ATGGATTTGAGTTTTGTTTCCACCTTTCTGCAGATCATTGCCCAGACCCTGCAGATTTATTCCTTTGTCCTGATCGTCCGAGTCCTGCTCACCTGGTTCCCCAATGTGGATATGGGAAACCCTGTGCTCAGCACAGTGAGTTCGATCACTGACCCTTATCTCAATGCCTTTCGCGGCCTGATCCCCCCACTAGGTGGCCTTGATCTATCAGCCATTCTCGCGTTTATTGCCCTGAGCTTGATGCAGCAGCTCCTGGTATCAGCCAGCTATGCGTTTGCTGGTGGATTTGCCAACTACGGCTAA
- a CDS encoding nucleoside triphosphate pyrophosphohydrolase family protein: protein MDLNAYQAAARQTALYPDAGNNPIYPTLGLSGEAGEVADKVKKVLRDRAGLFDDEVRAEIALELGDVLWYVAQLSSELGYDLEDVANQNLQKLRDRSARGQLKGSGDHR from the coding sequence ATGGACCTGAATGCCTATCAGGCCGCTGCAAGGCAGACGGCTCTTTACCCAGATGCTGGCAACAATCCCATCTATCCAACTCTGGGCTTGAGTGGTGAGGCGGGGGAAGTCGCAGACAAAGTGAAGAAGGTGCTGCGCGATCGAGCCGGACTCTTTGATGATGAAGTGCGAGCTGAGATTGCCCTGGAGCTTGGTGATGTGCTCTGGTACGTGGCTCAACTCTCCAGCGAACTGGGCTATGACCTGGAGGATGTGGCCAACCAAAACCTCCAGAAACTGCGAGACCGATCAGCTCGTGGGCAATTGAAAGGAAGCGGAGATCACCGCTGA
- the pyk gene encoding pyruvate kinase — translation MAQIDLTRRTKIVATIGPATESPERIRELIQAGATTFRLNFSHGDHSEHAERIATIRQVAHELGAHIGILQDLQGPKIRLGRFEEGPITLAKGDQFALTAKQVRCNQTVATVTYDKLAEEVTAGSRILLDDGRVEMKVERVDGVDQTLHCSVTVPGVLSNNKGVNFPDVQLSVRALTTKDRQDLAFGLQQGVDWVALSFVRNPSDMQEIRELIRKHGYSTPVVAKIEKFEAIDQIDAILPLCDGVMVARGDLGVEMPAEEVPLLQKDLIHKANSLGIPIITATQMLDSMASSPRPTRAEVSDVANAILDGTDAVMLSNETAVGDFPVEAVETMATIARRIERDYPQRPIDTHLPSTIPNAISGAVSSIARQLNAAAILPLTKSGATAHNVSKFRPSTPILAITSEVNVARKLQLVWGVTPLLIETQKSTTATFTLAMAYAQEIGVVKDGDLCVQTAGTLAGISGSTDLIKVGIVSAVLGRGTGFGSGSVSGKVRIAISASDCARLEPGDILVARDTSADYLDGIRDAAAVITEQPGEDSHAAVIAKRLGVPVITGVVNATQDLREGEVVTLHVKDGVVHRGTGSNLAMKLDTML, via the coding sequence ATGGCCCAGATCGATCTAACCCGTAGAACCAAGATCGTGGCCACCATCGGGCCCGCAACGGAAAGTCCTGAACGGATCCGTGAACTCATCCAAGCCGGAGCGACCACGTTTCGACTGAATTTCTCCCATGGAGATCACAGCGAGCATGCTGAAAGAATCGCCACGATTCGGCAGGTGGCCCACGAATTGGGAGCCCACATCGGCATTCTTCAGGATTTACAGGGTCCGAAGATCCGCTTAGGCCGCTTCGAAGAAGGTCCGATCACGCTCGCCAAAGGTGATCAATTCGCACTCACGGCTAAGCAGGTGCGATGCAACCAGACGGTTGCAACTGTCACCTACGACAAGCTGGCCGAAGAAGTGACTGCTGGCAGTCGCATCCTTCTTGATGACGGCCGCGTCGAGATGAAAGTTGAGCGTGTGGATGGAGTCGATCAGACCCTTCACTGCTCGGTCACGGTTCCTGGCGTGCTGTCCAATAACAAGGGGGTGAATTTCCCCGATGTGCAGCTCTCTGTGAGAGCGCTCACCACAAAAGATCGTCAAGATCTGGCTTTTGGTCTTCAGCAGGGTGTGGACTGGGTAGCGCTGAGCTTCGTGCGCAATCCCTCTGACATGCAGGAGATCAGAGAACTGATTCGGAAGCACGGATACAGCACTCCCGTCGTTGCAAAAATCGAAAAGTTCGAGGCGATCGATCAAATCGACGCGATTTTGCCGCTTTGTGATGGCGTGATGGTGGCACGAGGTGATCTGGGGGTGGAAATGCCTGCAGAAGAAGTCCCTCTTCTTCAAAAAGATCTGATCCACAAAGCCAACAGCCTTGGGATTCCGATCATCACGGCGACCCAGATGCTCGATTCCATGGCCTCGAGCCCTAGGCCTACTCGTGCTGAGGTCAGTGACGTTGCCAACGCCATCCTTGATGGCACTGATGCGGTCATGCTGTCCAACGAGACCGCTGTTGGTGACTTTCCTGTTGAGGCTGTTGAAACGATGGCCACGATCGCCAGACGGATCGAGCGGGATTACCCACAACGGCCAATTGACACCCATCTGCCGAGCACGATCCCGAATGCGATTAGTGGGGCCGTGAGCAGCATTGCTCGGCAACTCAACGCAGCGGCAATCCTGCCGTTAACAAAAAGCGGTGCTACCGCCCATAACGTCAGTAAGTTCCGGCCGTCCACTCCGATACTTGCGATTACCAGCGAGGTCAACGTGGCGCGCAAGCTTCAGTTGGTTTGGGGTGTGACACCACTGCTAATAGAAACTCAGAAGAGCACCACCGCCACCTTCACGTTGGCAATGGCTTACGCCCAAGAGATCGGTGTGGTCAAAGACGGTGATCTTTGCGTGCAAACGGCAGGAACGCTCGCTGGAATTAGTGGTTCTACTGACCTGATCAAAGTCGGGATCGTGAGTGCTGTGCTCGGCCGAGGTACGGGCTTTGGCAGTGGCTCAGTCAGTGGAAAGGTTCGAATTGCGATTTCGGCTAGTGATTGCGCCCGACTTGAACCAGGAGACATTCTTGTGGCTCGGGATACGTCAGCCGACTACCTCGACGGAATTCGCGACGCTGCTGCCGTTATCACAGAACAACCAGGGGAGGATTCACACGCTGCTGTCATCGCCAAACGCTTGGGTGTTCCCGTGATTACTGGGGTAGTCAATGCCACACAGGATCTCAGAGAAGGCGAAGTTGTGACCTTGCATGTGAAAGATGGTGTGGTTCATCGGGGAACCGGCAGCAACTTGGCGATGAAATTAGACACCATGCTCTGA
- a CDS encoding ABC transporter permease has protein sequence MASKLPLADTVGMALSTLKANRLRSLLTMLGIVIGNASVITLVGVGRGAQNLAEDQLSSLGANVLFVVPGSNDTRRQGVAFPRTLVLDDATAIAAQVPSVKRVAPQISANEVVQAGARSTSASISGVTPAFLPVRSFEVARGRFISSEDEQSAKTVVVIGPDLRDKLFPSGAAVGQSIRIRDQRFNVIGVMEPKGAVFGSNQDENAYIPLTTMVSRLTGRDPTYGVSLSFISVEAKDEQSTGPAKFQITNLLRQRHRILRKDDFAVRSQKDALTIVGTITGGLTLMLGAIGGVSLLVGGIGIMNIMLVSVSERTEEIGLRKALGARSSDVLRQFLVESLVLASIGGVIGTAVGLGTVTAVAFFSPLPAAIGASTILVTVGLSGSIGLFFGVVPARRAAMLDPIVALRSL, from the coding sequence ATGGCCAGCAAGCTGCCTCTCGCCGACACCGTCGGCATGGCTCTCAGCACACTTAAGGCGAATCGGTTACGCAGTTTGCTCACGATGCTGGGCATCGTGATTGGAAATGCCTCAGTCATCACGCTGGTTGGTGTAGGTCGAGGTGCCCAAAATTTGGCGGAGGACCAGCTCAGCAGTCTTGGTGCCAACGTTTTGTTTGTGGTTCCTGGAAGCAATGACACACGAAGGCAAGGGGTTGCATTTCCGCGCACCTTGGTTCTGGACGATGCCACTGCCATTGCGGCACAAGTGCCAAGTGTGAAACGTGTTGCTCCACAAATCTCTGCGAATGAAGTGGTTCAGGCTGGAGCGAGGAGTACAAGCGCCTCGATTTCAGGTGTCACGCCGGCCTTTTTACCCGTGCGAAGTTTTGAGGTTGCCCGTGGTCGATTCATCAGTTCTGAGGATGAACAGAGTGCGAAGACCGTTGTGGTGATTGGTCCAGATCTTCGGGACAAGCTCTTCCCATCAGGTGCAGCAGTTGGGCAAAGTATCCGGATCAGAGACCAACGTTTCAATGTGATTGGCGTGATGGAGCCCAAAGGAGCGGTCTTTGGTTCAAACCAAGATGAAAACGCCTATATCCCACTCACAACAATGGTGAGCCGTCTCACTGGCCGGGATCCAACCTATGGAGTGAGTCTCAGCTTTATCAGTGTTGAAGCTAAGGATGAGCAAAGCACCGGGCCAGCCAAGTTTCAGATCACCAACTTGCTGAGACAACGGCATCGCATTTTGCGGAAGGACGATTTTGCCGTCAGATCCCAGAAAGATGCCCTCACCATCGTGGGAACGATTACAGGCGGCCTAACGCTGATGCTTGGTGCGATTGGAGGCGTTTCGCTGCTCGTAGGAGGCATCGGAATCATGAACATCATGTTGGTATCAGTGAGTGAACGCACGGAAGAAATCGGCTTACGCAAGGCATTGGGTGCACGTAGTTCCGATGTTCTTCGACAGTTTTTGGTTGAAAGTCTTGTTTTGGCGAGCATCGGTGGAGTCATTGGAACTGCCGTTGGGCTGGGCACTGTGACAGCGGTTGCCTTCTTTTCGCCCTTACCGGCAGCGATTGGCGCCTCCACAATTTTGGTCACGGTGGGGCTGTCTGGATCTATCGGTCTGTTTTTCGGAGTTGTACCTGCCAGGCGTGCAGCGATGCTCGATCCGATCGTTGCATTAAGAAGCCTCTAA
- the ftsH gene encoding ATP-dependent zinc metalloprotease FtsH, translated as MNQRWRQIALWILPIGVALLLIWQLVGSGALNNLRSSNAPPSAGTTVAPRNAAVARMSYGRFLDYVAAGRVTAVDIYDGGRNAVVEAVDPDLDNRVQRLRVDLPGLAPELINTLKDEGISFDIHPPKTAPPALGILGNLLFPLLLIGSLIFLARRSNSMPGGPGQAMQFGKTKARFAVEADTGVKFDDVAGVSEAKQDLEEVVTFLKQPERFTSVGAQIPKGVLLVGPPGTGKTLLAKAIAGEAGVPFFSLSGSEFVEMFVGVGASRVRDLFKRAKENSPCLIFIDEIDAVGRQRGAGIGGGNDEREQTLNQLLTEMDGFEGNSGIIILAATNRPDVLDSALMRPGRFDRQVTVDAPDIKGRLSILEVHSRNKKLDEQLTLDSIARRTPGFTGADLANLLNEAAILTARRRKESIGISEIDDAVDRIIAGMEGHPLTDGRSKRLIAYHEVGHALVGTLVKDHDPVQKVTLIPRGQAQGLTWFSPDEEQMLVSRAQLKARIMGALGGRAAEDVVFGHSEVTTGAGGDIQMVASMARQMVTQFGMSQLGPMALEGGSQEVFLGRDLMTRSDVSDAISKQIDEQVRLIVMKCYEETVALVGQHRQAMDKLVEQLIEQETMDGDEFRVVVAEFAEIPEKERFSPLLA; from the coding sequence ATGAATCAACGCTGGCGTCAGATAGCCCTTTGGATTCTTCCCATAGGCGTCGCGTTGCTGCTGATTTGGCAGCTTGTTGGAAGCGGAGCTCTCAATAACCTTCGTAGTAGTAATGCCCCCCCTAGCGCTGGCACAACCGTTGCTCCACGCAACGCTGCAGTTGCTCGAATGAGCTACGGCCGATTCTTGGATTACGTGGCAGCGGGTCGTGTCACGGCAGTAGATATCTATGACGGTGGCCGTAACGCGGTTGTAGAAGCTGTTGATCCTGATCTTGATAATCGTGTTCAAAGACTTCGTGTTGACCTCCCTGGCTTGGCTCCTGAGCTGATCAACACCCTTAAAGATGAGGGCATCAGTTTCGACATTCATCCACCAAAAACAGCTCCCCCTGCCCTTGGAATTCTTGGAAATCTTCTGTTCCCTCTACTGCTGATCGGATCATTGATCTTTTTGGCTCGTCGGTCTAATTCGATGCCGGGTGGTCCTGGACAAGCCATGCAATTCGGTAAGACCAAAGCACGTTTTGCAGTAGAAGCCGATACCGGTGTCAAATTTGATGATGTTGCCGGTGTTAGTGAAGCCAAGCAAGATCTGGAAGAAGTTGTCACCTTTTTGAAGCAGCCAGAGCGCTTTACTTCCGTTGGCGCTCAAATTCCCAAGGGTGTTTTGCTAGTAGGCCCCCCAGGAACAGGCAAAACCCTTCTGGCTAAAGCCATTGCTGGAGAAGCTGGTGTTCCTTTCTTCTCCCTTTCTGGTTCTGAATTCGTTGAAATGTTTGTGGGTGTTGGAGCTAGCCGTGTCCGAGATTTGTTCAAACGTGCCAAGGAAAATAGTCCTTGTTTGATTTTTATCGATGAAATTGATGCTGTAGGGCGTCAACGTGGCGCAGGGATTGGTGGTGGAAATGATGAGCGTGAACAAACGCTCAATCAGTTGCTCACCGAAATGGATGGTTTTGAAGGAAACAGTGGAATCATTATTCTTGCAGCGACTAACAGGCCTGACGTTCTTGACTCCGCTCTGATGCGGCCAGGTCGTTTTGATCGTCAAGTCACCGTTGATGCTCCTGATATCAAAGGGCGTCTTTCAATCCTTGAAGTTCACTCCAGAAATAAAAAGCTTGACGAACAGCTCACACTTGACAGCATTGCGAGAAGAACCCCTGGCTTTACAGGTGCAGATCTTGCCAATCTATTGAACGAAGCGGCGATCCTTACAGCACGACGTCGCAAGGAGAGTATCGGAATTTCAGAAATCGATGATGCCGTGGATCGCATCATTGCTGGTATGGAAGGTCATCCCCTCACTGATGGGCGAAGCAAGCGATTAATTGCTTATCACGAGGTTGGTCATGCCTTAGTTGGCACCCTCGTCAAAGATCATGATCCGGTTCAAAAGGTCACGTTGATTCCACGTGGACAGGCTCAGGGCTTGACCTGGTTCTCACCTGACGAAGAGCAGATGCTCGTCTCTCGTGCCCAACTGAAAGCTCGAATTATGGGTGCCTTGGGTGGTCGCGCTGCCGAGGATGTTGTCTTCGGTCATTCCGAAGTCACAACTGGTGCTGGTGGTGACATCCAAATGGTGGCCTCGATGGCCCGTCAGATGGTGACACAATTTGGTATGAGCCAATTGGGTCCAATGGCTCTTGAGGGCGGCAGCCAGGAAGTTTTCCTTGGACGCGATTTGATGACGCGTAGCGATGTTTCCGATGCCATCTCCAAACAGATTGATGAGCAAGTCAGATTGATCGTGATGAAGTGCTACGAGGAAACCGTTGCACTCGTTGGTCAACATCGCCAAGCCATGGACAAATTGGTAGAGCAATTGATTGAGCAGGAAACGATGGACGGTGATGAGTTCCGTGTTGTCGTTGCTGAATTTGCTGAAATCCCTGAGAAGGAGCGTTTCTCTCCCCTGTTGGCTTAA
- the clpP gene encoding ATP-dependent Clp endopeptidase proteolytic subunit ClpP — protein MIPIVIEESGRGERAFDIYSRLLRERIIFLGEPVTSDSANRIVAQLLFLEAEDPEKEIFLYVNSPGGSVYDGLGIFDTMQHIKPDVHTVCVGLAASMGAFLLCAGAKGKRSSLQHSRIMIHQPLGGASGQASDIRIQADEILFLKDRLNHELADRTGQPLDKIQADTDRDFFMSPQQAMEYGLIDNVIDKSPVRSV, from the coding sequence ATGATCCCGATCGTGATCGAGGAATCAGGACGAGGTGAAAGGGCTTTTGATATTTATTCTCGTCTCTTAAGGGAGCGAATCATTTTCTTGGGTGAGCCGGTCACCAGCGATTCTGCCAATCGAATCGTTGCTCAGCTTCTTTTTCTGGAAGCGGAAGATCCCGAAAAAGAGATCTTCCTATATGTGAATTCTCCAGGTGGCTCTGTATACGACGGGCTTGGGATCTTTGACACCATGCAGCACATCAAGCCGGATGTTCATACCGTCTGTGTGGGCCTTGCCGCAAGCATGGGCGCATTCCTGCTCTGTGCTGGCGCGAAAGGTAAGCGCAGCAGTTTGCAGCATTCTCGGATCATGATTCATCAACCCCTGGGTGGAGCAAGTGGTCAGGCCAGTGATATTCGAATCCAAGCCGACGAAATTTTGTTCCTCAAGGATCGTTTGAATCATGAATTGGCTGATCGCACTGGACAACCTCTAGATAAAATCCAAGCCGACACTGACCGGGATTTTTTCATGTCTCCACAGCAGGCTATGGAGTATGGCTTAATCGACAATGTCATCGATAAAAGCCCTGTCCGTTCGGTATAA
- the psb29 gene encoding photosystem II biogenesis protein Psp29, which yields MTDQRTIADSKRAFHKSFPYVIPSLYRRTADELLVELHLLSHQQHFKSDALFAVGLRQVFMAFTQGYKPETHLDELYAAICTCNGFEPEALKQLAEGSTSAVSGHTINEVREWLSNRGAGAPEPLASGISSVGGESFHYSRLMAVGLLSLLSSAQGGEPSNPDELKKLAHEIGEQLGLSKPRLDKDLSLYTSNLEKMAQAVELIEETLAAERRKRDRQAADSQPGDSKTPEAQSESPDDLAAEESTN from the coding sequence TTGACGGATCAACGGACGATCGCTGACAGCAAGCGCGCCTTCCATAAATCTTTTCCTTACGTGATTCCGTCTCTCTACAGGAGAACGGCTGACGAGCTGTTGGTTGAACTGCATCTTCTCAGTCATCAACAGCATTTCAAGAGCGACGCTTTGTTTGCTGTTGGATTGCGTCAAGTTTTTATGGCGTTCACTCAGGGCTACAAGCCTGAAACACACCTCGATGAGCTCTATGCGGCCATTTGCACATGCAATGGGTTTGAACCGGAAGCTTTGAAACAGCTCGCCGAGGGATCAACCTCAGCTGTTTCAGGACACACAATCAATGAAGTGCGTGAATGGCTTTCCAATCGCGGGGCTGGGGCTCCTGAGCCTTTGGCGTCTGGCATCTCAAGTGTTGGCGGAGAGTCATTTCACTACTCGCGACTGATGGCTGTGGGCTTGTTGAGCCTGCTCTCATCCGCTCAAGGTGGTGAACCATCCAATCCTGACGAACTCAAAAAACTCGCCCATGAAATTGGTGAGCAACTCGGATTGTCCAAGCCTCGCCTGGACAAGGACCTCAGCCTGTACACATCCAATCTTGAAAAGATGGCTCAGGCTGTGGAACTGATTGAAGAAACCTTGGCAGCAGAACGTCGCAAACGGGATCGTCAGGCGGCTGATTCTCAACCCGGAGATTCAAAAACACCTGAAGCTCAATCTGAGTCTCCAGATGATTTAGCTGCGGAAGAGAGCACTAATTGA
- the petN gene encoding cytochrome b6-f complex subunit PetN — MLFTIAWASLAAVFSFSIAMVVWGRNGDGTLNF, encoded by the coding sequence ATGCTGTTCACGATTGCCTGGGCATCCCTTGCTGCTGTCTTCAGTTTCTCGATTGCGATGGTGGTCTGGGGCCGCAACGGTGATGGCACCCTGAATTTCTAA
- the clpS gene encoding ATP-dependent Clp protease adapter ClpS translates to MTMATPGTASVLQPERTTLRYPNARVIVLNDDVNTFEHVVECLCKIIPGMNSDKAWTLAHQIDGEGAAEVWAGPLEPAELYHQQLSSEGLTMAPLERN, encoded by the coding sequence ATGACCATGGCAACTCCTGGAACCGCGAGCGTCCTTCAGCCGGAACGCACAACCCTGCGTTACCCAAATGCCAGAGTCATCGTTCTCAACGATGACGTGAATACGTTTGAACACGTCGTTGAGTGTTTATGCAAAATCATTCCTGGGATGAATAGCGATAAGGCTTGGACCCTTGCCCATCAAATCGATGGAGAAGGTGCTGCAGAAGTGTGGGCAGGCCCCCTAGAGCCCGCAGAGCTCTACCACCAACAACTCAGTAGCGAGGGACTCACGATGGCTCCGTTGGAACGCAATTAA
- a CDS encoding BCD family MFS transporter: MAASIQMNEVQGLRWPTLLRLSLFQACLGILAVLFTGTFNRILITELAFPALLAGGGLGFEQLVSPARVLFGHLSDSHPLMGKYRTPYVLLGTSAICLLAILSVPVSFKVKEALDSGSPMIAAAGIAAFCGLFALYGLGTSLASTSYLALVIDRTTEEQRPRCIGVIWAMLTIGIIVGAIAISLAVSSIDGISDPVILQSWLQKFMISITSIVMVLTIISTWGVEKPTASGTVRPIQDLITLQDAWGVVTSSRQIVIFFGFLVLFTLGLFLQDPILESFGAEVFGMPVSKTTLLNAWWGSGTLVGLLLAGWFITPQLGKLATARLGCLMVMGSLFLLVISGWQQASGLLPVVMVLFGLAAGVGTNSALTLMLDLTLPAMAGTFVGIWGLAQALSRGMGKVVGGGLLDLGRQLLPNAGPMAGYGLVFSIEILVMAGALIVLNQLSVGQFRETTTQRLETVMMAEIDG; the protein is encoded by the coding sequence ATGGCCGCTTCCATTCAGATGAACGAGGTTCAAGGTCTTCGCTGGCCAACCTTGCTCCGCCTAAGTCTTTTCCAGGCTTGTCTTGGAATCCTCGCGGTGCTTTTCACTGGGACCTTTAATCGGATTCTGATTACAGAACTCGCCTTTCCTGCGTTGCTGGCCGGTGGTGGTTTGGGATTTGAGCAACTTGTTTCACCGGCACGGGTGTTGTTTGGCCATCTCAGTGACTCCCATCCCTTAATGGGCAAATATCGGACGCCCTATGTTCTGCTCGGAACAAGTGCCATCTGTCTATTGGCGATTTTAAGTGTTCCCGTTAGTTTTAAAGTAAAGGAAGCCCTAGACAGCGGTTCGCCAATGATCGCTGCTGCTGGAATTGCTGCATTTTGTGGGTTATTTGCACTCTACGGATTGGGGACTTCGTTAGCAAGCACCTCCTATTTAGCCCTCGTCATTGATCGCACAACAGAAGAACAAAGGCCACGATGCATCGGTGTGATTTGGGCGATGCTCACCATAGGAATCATCGTTGGAGCGATTGCCATAAGTCTTGCTGTCAGCTCCATCGACGGCATTTCCGATCCCGTGATTCTTCAGAGCTGGCTGCAGAAGTTCATGATTTCGATTACCTCGATCGTGATGGTGTTGACCATTATTTCGACCTGGGGGGTGGAAAAGCCAACAGCATCTGGAACGGTACGACCAATCCAGGATTTGATCACACTTCAAGATGCGTGGGGCGTAGTCACATCAAGCCGCCAAATTGTGATCTTTTTTGGATTTTTAGTCTTATTTACTCTCGGATTATTTTTACAGGATCCAATTCTGGAAAGTTTTGGTGCTGAGGTCTTTGGGATGCCTGTGTCTAAAACCACTTTGCTCAATGCTTGGTGGGGATCAGGAACACTGGTGGGTTTGCTTCTAGCGGGCTGGTTCATCACACCACAACTTGGAAAGTTGGCAACTGCCCGTTTGGGTTGCTTGATGGTGATGGGTTCTCTGTTCCTATTGGTAATCAGTGGTTGGCAGCAAGCATCAGGACTTCTCCCCGTCGTCATGGTGTTGTTTGGCTTAGCGGCAGGCGTAGGCACCAACAGCGCACTGACCTTGATGCTTGATCTCACACTGCCAGCGATGGCAGGAACTTTTGTAGGAATTTGGGGATTAGCGCAAGCTCTCTCACGAGGTATGGGCAAGGTCGTGGGTGGTGGGCTGCTTGATCTGGGTCGTCAGCTACTCCCAAACGCTGGTCCTATGGCTGGTTACGGCTTGGTTTTTTCGATCGAAATTCTTGTTATGGCAGGCGCTTTGATTGTTCTTAATCAGCTCAGCGTCGGTCAATTCAGAGAAACCACAACGCAACGACTTGAGACTGTGATGATGGCCGAAATCGACGGTTGA
- a CDS encoding DUF2103 domain-containing protein: MGRLVITHSTYVKGLIPWLKVLANDPQIQTITPGVIARVKGRCPDLTLRPSVPIRGGFKLMARRGRSAQEVFVITSLEKSDLMERLASSKSSIL, translated from the coding sequence GTGGGCCGTCTTGTCATTACGCACAGCACCTACGTAAAAGGGCTGATCCCCTGGCTCAAGGTTTTGGCGAATGACCCACAGATCCAGACCATCACTCCAGGAGTGATTGCAAGGGTCAAGGGACGTTGCCCAGACTTGACGCTGAGGCCATCGGTCCCAATCCGAGGTGGGTTCAAGTTGATGGCACGCCGTGGCAGGAGTGCACAGGAGGTTTTTGTTATCACATCTTTAGAAAAATCAGACTTAATGGAACGATTGGCCAGCTCCAAATCTTCAATTTTATAA